One Neisseria sp. Marseille-Q5346 genomic region harbors:
- a CDS encoding BtrH N-terminal domain-containing protein, with the protein MTTQEFPHQHTAHCESGVMSTLLKYHGHNLDEAMIFGIAHALTFVWMPLIKLNGMPLISYRTAPRSIIKNTCKALGLKLSVRKFSDAQSGQAALDAALSSGKLAGLQTSVFWLPYFPPQMRFHFNAHNLLVYGKDGNDYLISDPVFETVQRCAAEDLQRARFAKGVLAAKGMMYTLEDNRPSEKIMADLPAIIRKAIRKNAKHMLAPVFFIGVKGIRTLAKKIESLPAKQNDKYQKLFLGHLVRMQEEIGTGGAGFRYIYAYFLEQAAHICNEPTFQTASEQMTAIGDQWRQFAAMCVKQCKKPSENGCRNIAEFLRKIADDEEALWRGLLK; encoded by the coding sequence ATGACCACACAAGAATTTCCACACCAGCATACCGCCCATTGCGAAAGCGGTGTGATGTCCACCCTGCTCAAATACCATGGTCACAATTTAGATGAAGCCATGATTTTCGGCATTGCCCACGCGCTGACGTTTGTCTGGATGCCGCTGATCAAATTAAACGGCATGCCGCTGATTTCCTACCGTACCGCGCCGCGCAGCATCATCAAAAACACCTGCAAAGCATTGGGGCTGAAATTATCCGTCCGCAAATTTTCCGACGCACAAAGCGGACAAGCCGCATTGGATGCCGCGCTGTCCTCAGGCAAACTGGCCGGTTTGCAAACCTCCGTCTTTTGGCTGCCCTACTTCCCGCCGCAAATGCGTTTCCATTTCAACGCACACAATCTCTTGGTGTACGGCAAAGACGGCAACGACTACCTGATCAGCGACCCCGTATTTGAAACCGTACAACGCTGCGCCGCCGAAGATTTGCAACGGGCGCGCTTTGCCAAAGGCGTATTGGCGGCAAAAGGCATGATGTACACATTAGAAGACAACAGGCCGTCTGAAAAAATCATGGCAGACTTGCCCGCTATTATCCGCAAAGCCATACGCAAAAACGCCAAACATATGCTCGCGCCGGTCTTTTTCATCGGTGTAAAAGGCATCCGCACGCTGGCCAAAAAAATCGAGTCCCTGCCTGCCAAACAAAACGACAAATACCAAAAACTGTTCCTCGGCCATTTGGTGCGGATGCAGGAAGAAATCGGTACCGGCGGAGCAGGTTTCCGCTATATCTACGCCTACTTCCTCGAACAAGCCGCCCATATCTGCAACGAACCTACATTTCAGACGGCCTCAGAACAAATGACCGCCATCGGCGACCAATGGCGCCAATTCGCAGCAATGTGCGTGAAACAGTGCAAAAAACCGTCCGAAAACGGCTGCCGCAACATCGCCGAATTTCTGCGCAAAA
- a CDS encoding RnfABCDGE type electron transport complex subunit B, producing the protein MTIPIQSISRLLPQTQCRECGYEGCLPYARALSAGEAPVNLCAPGGETVMKDIADLLGKPYLAPAKTQIKAVALIDEAVCIGCTACIRACPVDAIMGASKLMHTVISDECTGCGLCVTPCPVDCIDMVPVSQPFLPSARRFSTSTEPRFAAAEHAQSRFERHTARKQRDDAERKALLAQREAAVKVKQAAQAQTQTAAPSAAFNPMDLIAKAMAKAQSQQDKLVSSDNREDFKARQIEEAKERAELRRAQRDAKYGNEAEKAAAIEFLRRHKAEQEAAKEVR; encoded by the coding sequence ATGACCATTCCCATCCAAAGCATCAGCCGCCTGTTGCCGCAAACCCAATGCCGTGAGTGCGGCTATGAAGGCTGCTTACCCTATGCGCGCGCCCTGTCGGCAGGAGAAGCGCCGGTAAACCTGTGCGCGCCGGGTGGGGAAACCGTCATGAAAGACATTGCCGACCTATTGGGCAAGCCATACCTCGCGCCTGCAAAAACACAAATCAAAGCCGTAGCCCTGATTGACGAAGCCGTCTGCATCGGCTGTACCGCCTGCATCCGCGCCTGCCCTGTCGATGCCATTATGGGCGCATCCAAACTGATGCACACCGTCATCAGCGACGAATGCACCGGCTGCGGCTTGTGCGTTACCCCCTGTCCCGTCGACTGCATCGACATGGTTCCCGTATCGCAGCCCTTCCTGCCGTCCGCACGCCGTTTCAGCACCTCTACCGAACCGCGCTTTGCTGCCGCCGAACATGCTCAAAGCCGTTTTGAACGCCATACCGCACGCAAACAGCGCGACGATGCCGAACGCAAAGCCCTGCTGGCGCAACGCGAAGCCGCCGTCAAAGTCAAACAGGCCGCACAGGCACAAACCCAAACAGCCGCGCCAAGCGCCGCATTCAACCCCATGGATTTGATTGCCAAAGCCATGGCCAAAGCGCAATCGCAGCAGGACAAACTCGTCTCCTCCGACAACCGAGAAGACTTCAAAGCGCGCCAAATCGAAGAAGCCAAAGAACGCGCCGAACTGCGCCGCGCCCAACGTGATGCCAAATACGGCAACGAAGCCGAAAAAGCCGCCGCCATCGAATTTCTGCGCCGCCACAAAGCCGAGCAGGAAGCAGCCAAAGAAGTGCGCTGA
- a CDS encoding YchJ family protein: MTATLCPCQSGRVYTECCAPFHACEAAASTAEELMRSRYSAYVLQEIDYIVDTTVPVQQNLLDKQDLAAWSKQTQWSGLKVVRHVPFGKLHALVEFEAYFEENGQTECHHELSAFVKIDGRWYFIDPTVALPTMKQPCLCGSGKKFKACCGQFFK, from the coding sequence ATGACGGCTACACTTTGCCCTTGTCAGTCGGGGCGTGTTTATACGGAATGTTGCGCACCGTTTCATGCGTGTGAGGCAGCGGCCTCGACGGCGGAAGAGTTGATGCGTTCGCGTTACAGTGCGTATGTTTTGCAGGAGATTGACTATATCGTGGACACGACCGTCCCTGTGCAGCAGAATTTGTTGGACAAGCAGGATTTGGCGGCATGGAGTAAGCAAACGCAGTGGTCGGGATTGAAGGTTGTCCGTCATGTACCGTTTGGCAAGCTGCATGCTTTGGTCGAGTTTGAGGCGTATTTTGAAGAGAACGGGCAAACCGAGTGCCATCATGAATTGTCGGCGTTTGTGAAAATAGACGGGCGTTGGTACTTTATTGATCCGACCGTTGCTTTGCCGACGATGAAACAGCCTTGTTTGTGTGGCTCGGGCAAAAAGTTTAAGGCGTGTTGCGGACAGTTTTTCAAATAG
- a CDS encoding lipoprotein, which produces MKYGVFFAAATALLLSACGYKGDLYLPKEGDKARFGVIQTGLKFDTAKEPTTQTND; this is translated from the coding sequence ATGAAATACGGCGTATTTTTTGCAGCGGCAACGGCTCTGCTGCTCTCTGCCTGCGGCTACAAAGGCGACCTCTACCTGCCCAAAGAAGGCGACAAGGCGCGCTTCGGCGTGATTCAAACCGGCTTGAAATTCGATACGGCAAAAGAGCCGACCACTCAAACCAACGATTAA
- a CDS encoding inositol monophosphatase family protein: MLYRLQKVVRHIAQTEVMPRFLNTPSRRKEDGSVLSEADLAAQTAFAAALPLLEDCPMLGEEMSVQEQTRLWNEHSDGLWIVDPIDGTNNFVNGLPHFAVSVALVKNGHAELGVIYNPVSGECFYAERGKGAFLNGTPLPLRSENKKLNESIAGVEIKYLRSGKLASRMNTLAPFGTIRSMGSSTLDWCYLASGRYDIYIHGGQKLWDYAAGALIFEEAGGCLTTLEGDDFWSGEHVFKRSVIAALQPELFQQWVKWIRENQ, translated from the coding sequence GTGCTATACCGTTTACAGAAAGTCGTCCGCCACATCGCCCAAACCGAAGTCATGCCGCGTTTTCTGAACACGCCGTCACGACGCAAGGAAGACGGTTCGGTTTTGAGTGAAGCAGATTTGGCCGCACAAACCGCTTTTGCCGCCGCCCTGCCCTTATTGGAGGATTGTCCGATGTTGGGCGAGGAGATGAGCGTTCAGGAGCAAACCCGTTTGTGGAACGAACATTCAGACGGCCTGTGGATTGTCGACCCTATCGATGGCACAAACAACTTCGTCAACGGTTTGCCGCATTTTGCCGTATCCGTCGCGCTGGTTAAAAACGGCCACGCCGAATTGGGCGTGATTTACAATCCGGTCAGCGGCGAATGTTTCTACGCCGAACGCGGCAAAGGCGCATTTCTCAACGGTACGCCGCTGCCGCTGCGTTCCGAAAACAAAAAACTCAACGAATCCATTGCCGGCGTGGAAATCAAATACCTGCGTTCGGGCAAACTCGCCAGCCGCATGAATACCCTTGCCCCATTCGGCACAATCCGCAGCATGGGCAGCAGCACGCTCGACTGGTGCTACCTTGCCAGCGGCCGCTACGATATTTACATCCACGGCGGACAAAAGCTGTGGGACTACGCTGCCGGCGCATTGATTTTTGAAGAAGCCGGCGGCTGCCTGACCACTTTGGAAGGCGACGATTTTTGGAGCGGCGAACATGTATTCAAGCGTTCCGTCATCGCCGCATTGCAACCCGAGCTGTTTCAACAATGGGTGAAATGGATTCGAGAAAATCAGTAA
- the luxS gene encoding S-ribosylhomocysteine lyase, whose translation MPLLDSFKVDHTRMHAPAVRVAKTMTTPKGDTITVFDLRFCIPNKEILPEKGIHTLEHLFAGFMRDHLNGNGIEIIDISPMGCRTGFYMSLIGTPDEQKVADAWLASMQDVLTVQDQSKIPELNEYQCGTYLMHSLAEAHEIAQNVLARKVAVNKNEELTLDESLLNA comes from the coding sequence ATGCCCCTACTAGACAGTTTCAAAGTCGACCACACCCGTATGCACGCCCCTGCCGTACGCGTGGCCAAAACCATGACGACGCCCAAAGGCGACACCATTACCGTATTTGACCTGCGCTTCTGCATTCCCAACAAAGAAATCCTGCCCGAAAAAGGCATTCACACGCTGGAGCATTTGTTCGCCGGCTTTATGCGCGACCACTTAAACGGCAACGGCATCGAAATCATCGACATTTCCCCGATGGGCTGCCGCACCGGTTTCTACATGAGCCTCATCGGTACGCCCGATGAGCAAAAAGTAGCCGATGCATGGCTCGCTTCAATGCAGGATGTTTTGACCGTTCAAGACCAAAGCAAAATCCCCGAGCTGAACGAATACCAATGCGGTACTTATCTGATGCACTCGCTTGCCGAAGCGCACGAAATCGCCCAAAACGTTTTGGCACGCAAAGTCGCCGTCAATAAAAACGAAGAGCTGACATTGGACGAAAGTCTGTTGAACGCTTAA
- a CDS encoding phosphopantetheine-binding protein produces MSYTFTLAEHELEAELKKLIVQEADKADDVDMDDFTDDALLFGDDSPVGLDSLDALQISVTLQQYFQVRLQGDRMVRKHMMCVRDLAAFIRAEHGA; encoded by the coding sequence ATGTCTTACACCTTTACGCTGGCCGAGCACGAGCTGGAAGCGGAATTGAAAAAGTTAATCGTGCAAGAAGCCGACAAGGCCGACGATGTGGATATGGATGATTTCACCGACGATGCGCTTTTGTTTGGTGATGACAGTCCGGTCGGTTTGGATTCGCTTGATGCGCTGCAAATCAGCGTTACCTTGCAACAGTATTTCCAAGTGCGCCTGCAGGGCGACCGGATGGTGCGCAAACATATGATGTGCGTACGCGATTTGGCGGCGTTTATCCGTGCGGAGCATGGCGCGTGA
- a CDS encoding 16S rRNA (uracil(1498)-N(3))-methyltransferase: MPRFYVDFALSPDSVVELPDNVVRHLNVLRVKNTEEIVLFNGNGKSYPALPEVLEKRRASVRILREEATDNESPLNITLVQAVSAAERMDFTLQKSVELGVAEIRPVISERCVVRLSGERAEKRVARWQEIVVSACEQSGRNIVPKVLPLTTYAQALQQLPQETTKLLMSLNRAQKLSDVQPQSGKVVFMVGPEGGWTEKEEQQAFDAGFQSVTLGKRVLRTETASLAAIAAMQTLWGDFA, encoded by the coding sequence ATGCCCCGATTTTATGTTGATTTTGCCTTAAGCCCCGACAGCGTGGTCGAATTACCCGATAATGTGGTGCGCCATCTGAATGTATTGCGCGTGAAAAATACGGAAGAAATCGTGTTGTTCAACGGCAATGGTAAGTCATATCCGGCTTTGCCCGAAGTTTTGGAAAAACGCCGCGCCAGCGTGCGGATTCTGCGTGAAGAGGCAACGGACAACGAATCTCCGCTGAACATTACATTGGTACAGGCGGTATCCGCCGCCGAGCGCATGGATTTCACTTTGCAGAAAAGCGTGGAATTGGGCGTGGCAGAAATTCGCCCGGTCATCAGCGAACGCTGTGTCGTCCGCTTGAGCGGCGAACGCGCTGAAAAGCGGGTGGCGCGTTGGCAGGAAATCGTCGTTTCGGCGTGTGAACAAAGCGGCCGCAATATTGTGCCGAAGGTTTTGCCGCTGACGACTTATGCACAGGCTCTGCAACAGTTGCCGCAGGAAACGACCAAACTGTTAATGAGCTTGAACCGCGCACAAAAACTGAGCGATGTTCAGCCGCAGTCCGGTAAGGTTGTGTTTATGGTCGGCCCGGAAGGCGGCTGGACGGAGAAGGAAGAGCAGCAGGCATTTGATGCCGGTTTTCAATCCGTTACGCTTGGCAAACGGGTGTTGCGTACCGAAACCGCCTCACTTGCAGCCATCGCCGCCATGCAGACGCTTTGGGGCGATTTTGCATAA
- a CDS encoding beta-ketoacyl synthase N-terminal-like domain-containing protein, which translates to MSWVCGTAATSALNPQTDFRRPDAVSYTFLNQPQQAAYFRAFAGDSLGRKEFADIAEQHLRRAAENAGWPSESWHDAPVFIGSSSYSISEYENRHFVGNRAEEEHNLLYLAEDLRRRSGNRQIFSFATACTSSAHALIQADNCLRGEAERAFVLGIENLNRLTLLHFHSLGLLTEQYQPFGGNGLILGEGVAALALSSAAPESSSARLKLIGHAANTGNDLIQSDGQAQEQVMRRALDVAGIAPENIAAIKTHGIGTADSDAAELAALENIFGTLPPLMAFKPQIGHTLGATAALETALLLSALKQGGSNDYQGREIRFSECAASQKGGFFCLANQFGFGGSNTSLVWQWQP; encoded by the coding sequence GTGAGTTGGGTTTGCGGTACGGCGGCCACTTCTGCCTTGAATCCGCAAACGGATTTCAGACGGCCTGATGCGGTGTCTTATACGTTTTTAAACCAGCCGCAGCAGGCTGCTTATTTTCGTGCATTCGCCGGCGACAGCTTGGGGCGGAAGGAATTTGCGGATATTGCCGAACAACATTTGCGCCGAGCCGCCGAAAATGCAGGCTGGCCGTCTGAAAGCTGGCACGATGCGCCGGTGTTTATCGGGTCTAGTTCCTATTCCATCTCCGAATATGAAAACCGCCATTTTGTGGGCAATAGGGCGGAAGAAGAACACAATCTGCTTTATCTCGCCGAAGATTTGCGCCGGCGCAGCGGCAATCGGCAGATTTTCAGTTTCGCTACTGCCTGCACTTCATCCGCCCATGCGCTCATTCAGGCGGATAACTGCTTGCGCGGCGAGGCGGAGCGTGCCTTTGTGCTTGGGATTGAAAACCTCAACCGACTGACTTTGCTGCATTTTCACAGCTTGGGTTTGCTGACCGAACAGTATCAGCCTTTTGGCGGAAACGGTTTGATTTTAGGCGAAGGTGTTGCCGCGCTTGCCTTATCTTCCGCTGCTCCTGAATCTTCTTCAGCCCGTCTGAAACTTATCGGACACGCCGCCAATACAGGCAATGACCTGATTCAAAGCGATGGCCAAGCGCAGGAGCAAGTGATGCGACGCGCTTTGGATGTTGCAGGCATCGCTCCTGAAAACATTGCAGCCATTAAAACACACGGCATCGGCACGGCTGACAGCGATGCCGCCGAATTGGCCGCACTGGAAAATATATTCGGTACACTGCCGCCCTTGATGGCGTTCAAACCGCAAATCGGACACACGCTTGGCGCAACGGCAGCCCTTGAAACAGCCTTGCTTTTATCCGCTTTAAAACAAGGCGGAAGCAACGATTATCAGGGGCGGGAAATTCGTTTTTCCGAGTGCGCGGCTTCACAAAAAGGCGGCTTTTTCTGTTTGGCCAATCAGTTTGGTTTTGGCGGCAGCAACACATCTTTGGTATGGCAATGGCAACCGTAA
- the cyaY gene encoding iron donor protein CyaY — protein MMTESEFIRMSEELFEHIEDQIDENGWDFDCQFAGNVLTIEAEDGTQIIVNRHTPNQELWIAAKSGGYHFAEQNGKWLATRDGRDFYDVLNEALSAASGEAVNIAEL, from the coding sequence ATGATGACCGAAAGCGAATTCATCCGCATGAGCGAAGAATTGTTTGAACATATTGAAGACCAAATCGATGAAAACGGCTGGGATTTCGACTGCCAGTTTGCCGGAAACGTACTGACCATCGAAGCCGAAGACGGCACGCAAATCATCGTTAACCGCCACACGCCCAACCAAGAATTGTGGATTGCCGCCAAAAGCGGCGGCTACCATTTCGCCGAGCAAAACGGCAAATGGCTGGCAACACGCGACGGACGAGATTTCTACGATGTTTTGAACGAAGCACTGAGTGCGGCTTCGGGCGAAGCAGTCAATATTGCCGAATTGTGA